One window of Acropora palmata chromosome 1, jaAcrPala1.3, whole genome shotgun sequence genomic DNA carries:
- the LOC141891850 gene encoding uncharacterized protein LOC141891850 — MALKVGKQFLSMSLVMIALIFLSSAGKSAARPSNALTRGLFTVDRLPGIQVTLKQSDDQNEKKEMLLSDQKPELKEKPREPQEDGDGSTFHTNDDKLNASSSSRASRDNSKSCIASYEKVVTIGSKIIQPVTCKPGCQANAITVDLPGGGSKIIVIGCS, encoded by the coding sequence CTCTCCATGAGTCTTGTCATGATCGCATTGATATTTTTGTCCTCTGCCGGGAAATCTGCTGCCAGACCCAGTAATGCTCTGACTCGAGGCCTTTTCACTGTTGACCGCTTACCGGGAATACAAGTAACATTGAAACAAAGTGACGACCAGAATGAAAAGAAGGAGATGCTACTGAGCGATCAAAAACCAGAGTTGAAAGAGAAGCCGCGCGAACCTCAAGAAGACGGCGATGGATCAACATTCCACACGAATGACGATAAACTGAATGCAAGCAGCAGTTCCCGCGCATCTCGTGACAACAGCAAGTCTTGCATTGCAAGCTATGAAAAGGTCGTCACAATAGGCAGCAAGATAATCCAACCTGTTACCTGTAAGCCGGGCTGTCAGGCTAACGCTATAACAGTGGACTTACCAGGAGGAGGATCGAAAATAATCGTAATTGGTTGTTCCTAA